The following proteins come from a genomic window of Melospiza georgiana isolate bMelGeo1 chromosome 3, bMelGeo1.pri, whole genome shotgun sequence:
- the ATF3 gene encoding cyclic AMP-dependent transcription factor ATF-3 → MMVQHSGQVSALEVSASAIVPTLSPAGSLGFDDFTNLTPLVKEELRFAIQNKRQFHRMSSTLDTVTVSERPVETSMLKTEFSPEEDERKKRRRERNKIAAAKCRNKKKEKTECLQKESEKLETINAELKAQIEELKNEKQHLIYMLNLHRPTCIVRAQNGRTPEDERNLFIQQIKEGTLQG, encoded by the exons ATGATGGTCCAACACTCAGGCCAGGTATCTGCATTAGAAGTCAGCGCCTCCGCAATTGTTCCCACTTTGTCCCCTGCAGGGTCACTGGGGTTTGATGATTTCACAAATTTAACCCCTCTGGTGAAGGAGGAACTGAGGTTTGCCATTCAGAACAAGCGTCAGTTCCATAGGATGTCTTCCACTTTGGACACAGTGACTGTTTCTGAAAGGCCAGTTGAAACATCAATGCTGAAAACAGAG TTTTCTCCTGAAgaggatgaaagaaaaaagagaagaagagaaaggaataaaattgCTGCAGCAAAGTGCCgaaacaaaaagaaggaaaaaacagaatgTTTGCAAAAA GAATCGGAGAAGCTGGAGACGATCAACGCGGAGCTGAAAGCCCAGATTGAGGAGCTGAAGAACGAGAAGCAGCATTTGATATACATGCTCAACCTGCACAGGCCCACCTGCATAGTCCGTGCACAGAACGGGAGGACACCTGAGGATGAAAGAAATCTTTTTATTCAACAGATCAAAGAAGGCACATTGCAAGGTTAA